The genomic DNA AGAAACCGGTCGGTTAGTGAATAAAGCTCGCAAAACCCAAACTGAAGTGGAAGATTTCATTAAGGGTTTACCAACAGACTAAACAGGAGTAATGAAGAGATGATTGTAAGTTATAATCCGTGCCAAATTGGGGATGTGTTGGTGGTTGTCTTGGGACCAGACCAGGGATCGCAACAGGTTACCCAACGGGATCAAATCGTTGAAATTAAAGATCAAACGGGAGCGGTCATTGGATACAATTTCTTTGCTGCCCACGACCGGTTGCCAGAACTAGACCAACAGGTGGGGCAAGTGCATCTAACGGCGAGTCAGATTGAACAGTTAAACGTTCAATTAGAGGCAGCTGGCTTTGACCAAAAACTGCCGACCAGTGAACCGGCCAAGTTTGTAGTGGGTTATGTGAAGGAAACCCGGGAACATCCTAAATCATCCCATTTACAGATCACCACAACGGAAGTTGAGAATGGTCGGACGTTACAAATTGTCAGTGGCTCGCCTAACATGGAGGCGGGCATTAAAGTGGTAGTTGCAAAAGTGGGAGCCATGATGCCGAATGGCTTGATAATTTGGCCTAGTACCCTCAAAGAAGTTGAAAGTGACGGAATGATTTGTTCCGGCCGGGAGCTTCAGATTCCCAATGCACCTGACAAACCGGGTGCGTTGATTTTACCGGATGACTACCAAGTGGGAACTCCGTTTGATTTTAAAAAAGCGCAGACCCTTTTTAGCGAATAGCAATATTCGTTTTTTTGTGGTTTAAATTAAAGATTAAGGTGAATGTAAATGAACCATTACGATGGTCCAGCTTTTTTTCGCAAGTACTTTGCTGGCCAACCAACAACTTCATTTCAAGCAACGGCTGCTTCAAACTCTAATTCTGAGCGCTCTAAGGATGAGAAAATGGCTTCCTTGCAGGAACAACGACAAAATTTCTCCCCGAAGGTGACCCAGCCGGAAGTGCCAGCCGCGAGTTTGGTTCAAAAAACCCGGGCGTTTCAACCCCAGGTCACCGCGGACCGGACGCCGTTTTATCAACGGCGGGCTCCGGAATTTAGCCCTGCTTATGATCGGGCACTAGCGGCCTTGACGCTTCCGGCAGCTGCTTTAATTGTCATGGCTTCAGATGACCCTGAAGCCGAACCGGGCGAGGCCACAACTTCCAGTGAGCTGATCACAACGGTTGCGGCAGATGAGGCAGGGACAGCTTCGGAATCAGAGGCAACTGACACTGCGCTAGCTCCGGGTGATGAACCAATAGAAGCTGCCGTCCCACAAAATGAAAACGAAAATGAAAACAGTGTGGATAACTCGGAAACAAAGGCCACTGAACCTAGTCAGCAACACGGTTTAGGCCATTCTCTGACTGACATTATGCAGGCGGAACAAGGTCAAGCTGCCCACCTGAGTTTTTTCGACCAGCCCCCAGCAAAGGTCGCGGAATCGCAACCTGAACCCCCGGATACGACTGAAGTTACGACGTCGGCTTCGCCCCTTGAGGCGCAGTCCCAAGCTCCAGAAGCGTCAGCAACTGAACCGGGTGATCACCAGGATGGGAATGCTGAGCAGATTGAAGCAAAAGCATCGTCGCTCTCAGCATCAACGAAGGCCGCTTTATCAGGCGCCAATAGTGACCAAGTAGAGCAGGTTGCTCAGGAGACGGTTGCGACAACGGCTGGCTATCATTTTCCAGCCCTTAATCTTTTAAACCCACCGGTTCAGTTTGATGAAGCTGATTTAGATACGTGGATTGCCGATCAGGCGGAGAAGCTTGATGATACATTGCAAGCCTTTCATGTGGATGGTCACGTGGTGGACTGGACCAATGGACCAACTGTGACTCAGTTTCAGGTGAAGCTGGCCCTGGGGGTTAAGGTTAGTAAGGTGACGAACCTTAATGATGATTTGAAATTGGCGTTAGCTGCGAAGGACATTCGGATTGAAGCGCCGATTCCAGGACGATCGACGGTTGGAATCGAAATTCCAAACCCTAAGCCGCATCCAGTGGTGCTGCAAGAAATTTTGCAAGGTCAGGCCTTTCAAGCTGATCCTGCTCACACTTCGATTGCGATGGGCATGGACATCGAAGGTCAGGCGGTTACGGCCGATCTGAAACGGATGCCCCATGCGCTCATCGCCGGGGCAACCGGATCGGGGAAAAGTGTGTTTATCAATAGCTTATTGTTATCGTTGCTTTACCACGCCACCCCGAAAGATCTACGAATGATTTTAATTGATCCGAAGGCCGTGGAATTGGCACCGTACAATGAAATTCCGCATCTATTAGCACCGGTGATTTCTAAACCGCAGGAAGCCGCCGCCGCCTTAAAATGGGTTACGGAAACAATGGATCAACGGTATGAGCGCCTCACGGCGGCCGGGGTCCGTAACATTGAACAGTATAATCAACGCGCCCAAGCGACGGGACACGGTGCCGATCAGTTGCCGTACATTTTAGTGGTAATTGACGAATTAGCGGATCTGATGATGGTTGCTGCTAACGAAGTTCAAGATTACATCGTCCGGATTACGCAAAAAGCGCGGGCAGCGGGAATTCATTTAGTGGTCGCGACCCAACGACCAAGTGTTGACATTGTGACCGGAACCATTAAAAATAACATTCCCACCCGGGTGGCCTTCATGGTCTCTAGTCAAGTTGATTCTCGAACCATTATTGATCAAGCTGGCGCCGAGCGCTTGTTAGGGAAGGGTGATATGTTGTATCTTGGTAATGGTGCCAATAAGCCCGAACGATTGCAAGGTGCGTTCGTTACGAACGAGGAAGTTGAAAAAGTTACCAATTTCGTCCGCACCCAGGGCGCTGCGAACTATGAATTCCAGCCGGCCAGCCTGTTAAAAAGTGCTGATCAAGTTGCCACTCACGATGAACTTTGGACCCAAGTTCTTGCTTACATTGCGGGAGAAGAAAGTGTGTCAACTTCGAAACTGCAACGGGTCTTTTCGGTTGGTTATAATCGGGCCGCCAGCATCATTGATGACTTAGAGCGCAATCATTTCATCGCTGGGCAACATGGTTCTAAGCCACGGGAAGTTTATTTGACGAAGGACCAGTATGCCCAACTAAATGTATAAGCAGACCACAGAGAAGGGAATCAAATTAAAAATTATGACAGAGCCAAAGTTAACGAAAGCAACTACCTATTACTTTGTTGGGATTAAAGGAACCGGAATGAGTGCCATGGCACTGGTCGTGAAGGACATGGGCTATCGGGTGGAAGGTTCAGACATTGATAAATATACCTTTACGCAGAAAGGGTTAGAAGATGCTGGCATCCCGGTACATTCGTTTGATCCGGACAACATCCAACCGGGCATGACCTTGATTGTCGGGAATGCGTTTAAAGACGATCAGCCGGAGGTAGTGAAAGCACGAAAACTCGGCCTGCCAATTTATCGCTATCCGGAATTCTTAGGGGAATTAATCAAGGGATATACGAGTATTGCGGTCTGTGGGGCGCACGGAAAAACCAGTACCACCGGACTCCTAGCTCACGTTTTGAGTGGAATTGCCCCGACGGATTACCTGGTGGGAGATGGAACTGGGAATGCAGTTCCAGATGCCCGGTTCTTCGTATATGAAGCTGATGAATACCGGCGCCACTTTATGCCAACCTATCCTGACTATGCGATTATGACGAACATCGACTTTGATCATCCCGATTACTATACGGGGATTGATGACGTGTTTGATGCCTTTCAAACCTTTGCGACTCATGTGCAAAAGGGGATTTTTGCGTGGGGGGATGATCCTTACCTGCGCAAGTTAAAGGTGAATGTTCCGATTTATTACTACGGAACCGGGACAGATGATGACTTTCAAGCGGTTGATGTGAAGCGTACCACGACGGGATCAACTTTCAACGTGGTTTTCCGGGGCAAGG from Fructilactobacillus ixorae includes the following:
- the ytpR gene encoding YtpR family tRNA-binding protein is translated as MIVSYNPCQIGDVLVVVLGPDQGSQQVTQRDQIVEIKDQTGAVIGYNFFAAHDRLPELDQQVGQVHLTASQIEQLNVQLEAAGFDQKLPTSEPAKFVVGYVKETREHPKSSHLQITTTEVENGRTLQIVSGSPNMEAGIKVVVAKVGAMMPNGLIIWPSTLKEVESDGMICSGRELQIPNAPDKPGALILPDDYQVGTPFDFKKAQTLFSE
- a CDS encoding DNA translocase FtsK, with the protein product MNHYDGPAFFRKYFAGQPTTSFQATAASNSNSERSKDEKMASLQEQRQNFSPKVTQPEVPAASLVQKTRAFQPQVTADRTPFYQRRAPEFSPAYDRALAALTLPAAALIVMASDDPEAEPGEATTSSELITTVAADEAGTASESEATDTALAPGDEPIEAAVPQNENENENSVDNSETKATEPSQQHGLGHSLTDIMQAEQGQAAHLSFFDQPPAKVAESQPEPPDTTEVTTSASPLEAQSQAPEASATEPGDHQDGNAEQIEAKASSLSASTKAALSGANSDQVEQVAQETVATTAGYHFPALNLLNPPVQFDEADLDTWIADQAEKLDDTLQAFHVDGHVVDWTNGPTVTQFQVKLALGVKVSKVTNLNDDLKLALAAKDIRIEAPIPGRSTVGIEIPNPKPHPVVLQEILQGQAFQADPAHTSIAMGMDIEGQAVTADLKRMPHALIAGATGSGKSVFINSLLLSLLYHATPKDLRMILIDPKAVELAPYNEIPHLLAPVISKPQEAAAALKWVTETMDQRYERLTAAGVRNIEQYNQRAQATGHGADQLPYILVVIDELADLMMVAANEVQDYIVRITQKARAAGIHLVVATQRPSVDIVTGTIKNNIPTRVAFMVSSQVDSRTIIDQAGAERLLGKGDMLYLGNGANKPERLQGAFVTNEEVEKVTNFVRTQGAANYEFQPASLLKSADQVATHDELWTQVLAYIAGEESVSTSKLQRVFSVGYNRAASIIDDLERNHFIAGQHGSKPREVYLTKDQYAQLNV
- the murC gene encoding UDP-N-acetylmuramate--L-alanine ligase, with the protein product MTEPKLTKATTYYFVGIKGTGMSAMALVVKDMGYRVEGSDIDKYTFTQKGLEDAGIPVHSFDPDNIQPGMTLIVGNAFKDDQPEVVKARKLGLPIYRYPEFLGELIKGYTSIAVCGAHGKTSTTGLLAHVLSGIAPTDYLVGDGTGNAVPDARFFVYEADEYRRHFMPTYPDYAIMTNIDFDHPDYYTGIDDVFDAFQTFATHVQKGIFAWGDDPYLRKLKVNVPIYYYGTGTDDDFQAVDVKRTTTGSTFNVVFRGKDLGRFEVPLFGEHNVLNALAVIAVSYFEEVDLAEIRRELLTFKGVKRRFAQVKVNDMIIIDDYAHHPSEIKATLDAARQEYPNKQIVVVFQPHTFSRTIAYLDDFAETLGKADKVYVTKIYGSPREKSGDVSSQDLVDKIPNSELITEDNMSPLLNFHDDVVIFMGAGDIQKYERTYEDLLSHLSKKVN